In Gemmatimonadaceae bacterium, the genomic window CCACGTCGCGCGCGCGGCGGCCGCGTCGTCATGCGAAGAGTTCATAGGCGCTCCAATGCCGACACGCGATGCGCATCGCGCTCCGCCACATAGCACTGCAAGCCGATCGGCACGAGCCCGGCACGCTGCATCACGCCGCGATACCAGGCCGTGGATCGCGGCGCTGGCCAATCGGTGTCGCCTTCAAAGGCATCCTCGTTGGTGAAGAGCTCCAGGTACGCCACCCCACCCGTCCGTCGGGCGACCTGCGCCACCCCACGCTCCAGCACCCGCGGCGTGAGATAGTTCAGCATGCCGCAGCAGATCACGAGATCGTACGCCTCGGCCAGTGGCAGCGCATCGAGCGATTCCACACCGCCCTGCAGCAACCCGCGCGTGGCGCCAAAGCGCGCCACGGCGTAGGCGCTCGGATCCACGCCCGTGTACTGCAGCCGCGGCCGATGCTTGCGCAGCGCCGCCCGCCACTGCCCTTCGCCACATCCCACGTCGAGCACCGTGCGCACCGGCCGCCCCAGCACCCACTCGGCCGTCGCCAGCACGAACGCGCACTGTCGCGCAAGCTCCGCCGGTGACTTCACGCGATGCGTGGGATGACGATACCACTTGTCGAAGTACGCCTGATCGTACGCGCTTACCGGTCGCGCCGAGGCCATTACAGCATCCCCCAGAATCCGCGGTCAATGTCGATCGTGAAGCGCCACGTGCGATCGCGCAGCCCGCGTGCCACATCGGCACGGAGCAGGTCATAGAAGAAGAGGGTGCCGAGCCCCACGGACCCGTAGCCGCCGGCGACGCGCCCGCCGCCTCTTGTCGTCATCAGCAGCTGCGCGTACGGCGCGAGCACGACGCGCGGCGGGCTCTTCCCGTACTTCCCGAGCGGAAACGACGGCCCCCACACGGGCTTCCGGAACTCCACGCGCTGCGACACGAGCGCATCCGACGCAAACGACAGATAGTTGTACCCCGGCGCCGTCCACGGGCCACCGGCAAACGCCTTCCACTGCGGCGGCGTCTCGCGCCCGCCGCCGGCGGCGGCATACGTCTGCAGGAAGAGCGCGCGGTCACGCGCCAGCGGCTTGGTCACCTGCAGCAGCCCCTGCACACGCCCCACCAGCGGGCGTACATCGCGGCGCTGCGGGATGTAGCTTGCGGCGAGGAGCGTATCGAACACGATGTATCTGTCCACGGCCTGGCCGGTATACGCGCCGATGCTCGCCTGCAGCTGCCAGGTCCCACGCGTGGCCATTGGCTCCTGCGACACCCATCCGCCCGTTCCCTGCACTTCGGCGCGTGCGCCCTTGAGTGACCACGCCGGCAGCGTCGGCTCGAACACGCCACGCGCGGGCTTCGCCACGACCGCCACCGGACGATCCTCCTCGGCCGCCAGTCGCCACGTCAATCGACTGGTCGGCGATCGGCGCCACTGCACTCCAGCGGCGCGCGTGTCCACCGGATTGCTGTAGTCGCTCCCAAAGAGCGCGGCCGCAAACGAGTTCGTCACCCCGGCCCGCTCCGCGAACGAGAGCTCGCGATAGTCCCGCTCCGCGAACAGCTGCAGTGTGGGCACGCGGCCGAACGCGGGCACGCGCGCGATGGCGACCTGCCCCTTCACCTGCTGATCACTGAAGCCATAGCGCGCCCGCGCACTCAGCATGAGCCCGTGTCCGCTCTTGTGCGTGCCACCGAGCCCCAGCGCGAGCCCCTCCGCGCGCGTGAAGCGCCCGAAGTCGCTGATGCCACGCCCCGAGACAGACGCCGTCGCCGGTCGCGCCAGCATGGCGGCGCGCACCGCGGCCTCGGCCTGCACGCGCGCCTGCACCACATCTTCACTCGTGGCGACCTGGATCTCCGGCGGCAGCACATCCACCACGCGCCCCTCGAACTTGTGCGCCAGGAGCTCCTCGCGCGGCGCCGAGCTCCAGCGCGGCATCACCTTCGTGGCATCGGGGACGCGCTCGTTGACGGTGTACCCCGAGATCTCCCACTTGCCGCGCACGATGCCGCGCGCAGGGATGTCGAACCACGTGCTGCCACGCGACACCTCCACTTCCTGTCGGCGCGGCAACCAGTATCGCTCGCGCACGAGGCCATTCTCGAGCGTCACCACGAGCGTCTCGATGCGCTTGTCGATGATCGCGGCCCGCGTAAACGTCATGGACAGGCGCACCACCGCGCCCGTTGCGCGATCGAGATAGACGGAGCCCACCGCCGCCGCCATCGCCGCATTGCGCGGGCGGAACTTCACTTCATCCACCAGAATCGCGCGGCCGGGAATCGTGATCGTGAGCGGGCGCCCGATCGCGTACTCGTACAAGCTCATGGCGTTCGCAGCCAGCGGATGCGGCACATCGCGCACATCCTGCCCATCGCCAAGGCGAATGCGATCGGGGAGGTTATCGAGCACCACGCCGTAGCGATCGCGATAGTAGCCCACATCGGCCGGCAACAGGGTCGTGTCACGCCGCCCCACAAGGCGCTGCGCGCTCTGCCCCGGCTGCCACCACGCAATGGTCAACGCGAGCTCTTCGCTCTGCACCACCTTGGGCGGAATCCACGTCCCTTCGCCGAGCTGCCCGAGAAACGCGAGAAAGCCGTGGGCATCGGCGGTGTAGCTGAGCAGCGTGCTGTCAGCCAGTTGGAGCCGGCGGCGTCCGATGGCGCGCATCACGAGGCTATCGGCCGCCGGATTGCGCCACGTCGCGCTCGCCGGCTTCGCCACCGGCGGCGCGTCCTGGGCGTGCGCCGTCGCGTGCGCCAGCAGCGCCACCGTCATCGCGGCGGTCATCGTCGCGCGCATTAGCACGCCTGCGCCTGTCACCCGGCGCGAACCGCGCGCCATCGCACCAATCATGAACGAGAAGCCGAAGGAGGTCGCGCCGTCCGCGGCGCCGTGAACAGCAACCACCCGCGATACCGGGCCACGCGTCGGCCGGCGTCATGGGGAAGGACTACAAGATACGCCCACCCCTCGCGCCACGCGTCGGCTCGCGTCGGCGAGGCCCCCGGGACGCGCGGGGCTCGGAACGGCCGTCGCGCCACGACGCGTGCCGTCAACGGGGTGACCGTCCCGGTGGGGCCGGTCAGTCGCACCGTGGCGTTCACCGCAAACGCCGGCGACGGCTCCGCGCCGGTAAAGTGCACCGCCCACAGCGAATCCACGCGCATGCCCTCGGCGACGCTTTCGATGCGCGGTGGTGTTTGGGTCGTGGCCAGCGACGGCTGGGCGTTGGCCGTGTCCGGGCGCAGCCCCGCGCCACGATAGCGCGCAATGATCCACTGATCCAATGACTGCGACGCGGGCGACGGCGTCGGCGATTGCGCCAGAGCGCTCCCAACGAGCAGCGCGAGCAGCCCCATCCTCACCGCAGGGCCACGCCGCCTACCACCGCGCCGGGTGCCACGACATCGAGCCCCGCGCGCATCGTCGCGTCGTGGCGCACCCCGTAGCGCAGCAGCGCTTCGTTTTCGCGCTCCACTTCCAGCACCCGCACCGTGGCCATGCGCGTGGCGACGGTCATCCACTCGGCGCGCGCCACCGCGTCGCGGACGGTGGCCGGCGCGCGGGTCGTCAGCGCCATCCGCAACCGTGACTCCAGCAAGGCGAGCGGCGACACCGCCCAGCCGTCGCGCAGCGCTTGCATGGCCACCGAGTCCGCCGCACGCGCGACCGCAATGCTGGCCGTCGCCCCCCATCCCGCGGGGACGGTATACGGGTCCCGTCGCGTCGCATCATCGACCACGACATCGGGGAGCAACCCGCCACGCGCATCGGCGCCGGTACCCTGTCGGCGTTGCAGCGAGACCCCGCGCGGTGTGAGCCAACGCGCCGTGGTCAGCCGTAGCGAGAGATCGGTGGAGAGCGTGACGACCCGCTGCACCACCCCCTTCCCGTAGGTCGGCGCGCCGACGAGCAGCGCGCGGTCGTAGTCGTGCAGCGCCGCCGCCACGACTTCGGCCGCGCTCGCCGTATTGCCATCCACCAGGACCGTGAGCGGGAGATCCGCCCAACGCGACCGCTTGCCGCGATGTGGCTGCGGCGCGGCCCCTGCGCGCCCTGCCAGCGACGCCACCACCGCCCCGCGCGGCAGGAACAGGCCGGCGGCCCGCACCCCCTCCTCGAAGAGCCCGCCGGTATTGCCGCGCAGATCGAGCACCAGCGCCCGGGCGCCGCGATCGACCAGTCCGTCCACGGCATGCTCGAGCTCCTCACTCGACTTGGCCGACATCGTCGCCAGGCGCACGTACCCGACCGAGTCGGTCAGCATCCCCTGTTCACTCACCGCCGGCATATGCCATGAGACACGGCGCACCTCGACCGTGGCGGTGTCACCCTGCGGCGCACGCCAGAGCGTGAGACGCTCGGTGGCCGGCAGCGCAGTCGAACGCGGCGCCGCGCTGTCCGCCTTTGGCGCCGGATGGCCCCATCCCTCGGCGATCGGCACCCCATCCACCGCCAGAATGCGATCACCGGCCCGCACGCCCGCCGTCATCGCGGGCGAGCCCGGCGCGACCCGCGCCACACTCACCACCACGCTCGGCTCACGCCCGTGCGCCCCCGGTTCGCGCTGACGGCGGAGCGTGAGCCCGACGCCATAGCCTTCGCCCAGCAGCGAGCCGCGATAGCGCTCATAGCTGTCCGGACGCAGCAGCGCGGCATACGGGTCGTGCAGCTCGCGCAGCATCCCCGACACGGCGCGGCGGATCAGTTCGTCGCTCGGCAGCGAATCGAGCGCATTCACGCGCACGGAGTCGATCGCGGAGCTCAGCAATCGCGCATCGCTCCACTCGCCTTCGGTGGCCGCCCGACGCCGTTCGGTCGCGACGCCCGCACCAAAGGCCGCACCAGCCACCGCGACCACGCCGAGTGCCAGCCAGATGCGGCGGGCACGCGAACGCGCGGGAGGAACCGACGGCCGTGGCGGGGTCATGCGAACTCCGGAGCAACGCAGGGACGAACGGGGCCAGCTCGTCGCGTCGGCGTCGACGCGGCGGTATCACACTGCCCTCCCATACTA contains:
- a CDS encoding class I SAM-dependent methyltransferase, which translates into the protein MASARPVSAYDQAYFDKWYRHPTHRVKSPAELARQCAFVLATAEWVLGRPVRTVLDVGCGEGQWRAALRKHRPRLQYTGVDPSAYAVARFGATRGLLQGGVESLDALPLAEAYDLVICCGMLNYLTPRVLERGVAQVARRTGGVAYLELFTNEDAFEGDTDWPAPRSTAWYRGVMQRAGLVPIGLQCYVAERDAHRVSALERL
- a CDS encoding PDZ domain-containing protein is translated as MTPPRPSVPPARSRARRIWLALGVVAVAGAAFGAGVATERRRAATEGEWSDARLLSSAIDSVRVNALDSLPSDELIRRAVSGMLRELHDPYAALLRPDSYERYRGSLLGEGYGVGLTLRRQREPGAHGREPSVVVSVARVAPGSPAMTAGVRAGDRILAVDGVPIAEGWGHPAPKADSAAPRSTALPATERLTLWRAPQGDTATVEVRRVSWHMPAVSEQGMLTDSVGYVRLATMSAKSSEELEHAVDGLVDRGARALVLDLRGNTGGLFEEGVRAAGLFLPRGAVVASLAGRAGAAPQPHRGKRSRWADLPLTVLVDGNTASAAEVVAAALHDYDRALLVGAPTYGKGVVQRVVTLSTDLSLRLTTARWLTPRGVSLQRRQGTGADARGGLLPDVVVDDATRRDPYTVPAGWGATASIAVARAADSVAMQALRDGWAVSPLALLESRLRMALTTRAPATVRDAVARAEWMTVATRMATVRVLEVERENEALLRYGVRHDATMRAGLDVVAPGAVVGGVALR